The Candidatus Vicinibacter proximus sequence CTGAATGATCTCCATGAGGTGATTTTTTTCTGCAGGCTTCTCAAGATGCAACTTATCCCCATAAGTAGACTCCGTAATGATAAAATCTGAAGGCAACATAAAATGTGGATCATTCAGAATTGGCCGGTCTGGTCTGCCGATATCTCCACTAAATGCAAAACGAAGATCATCCCCTTGCGTTTTGATCCGGAGATTAACACTGGCAGATCCGAGTATATGACCTGCATCGGTAAAAATTAAATGTACGCCGGGTGAAATTTCTATCAACCTGTCATAAGACATCCCCACAAATAGAGTCATTGCATTGGCAACGTCTTTAGCAGAATAAAGTGGTTCTCTATGTTGACCTTTATATTTTGGGTTTTTGCGTTTTTTTTCTGCAAGTCTTTTATTGTAAAATTCCACATCACGCTCTTGAATATGTGCAGCATCCATCAACATAATGGAAACCAAATCTCTCGTCGCATGTGTACAGAAGATATCTCCCTTAAATCCATCTTTTACCAATTTCGGAATCCTTCCGCAATGATCAATATGCGCGTGAGACAAAATCATTAAATCAATTTCTTTGGGATCGAATAACCAATCATTATTCAATTGATCTATGTTGTCCACTCTTCCTTGAAATAATCCACAATCCAGAAGAATTCTTAATCCATTTTCCAGTTTAAGTAAATGACAACTACCGGTCACTTCTTTAGCTGCTCCACAAAATTTTATTTTCATTTTTACTCTTTTAATTTAAGACTGAATGCAAGTTATTCATTGCTCAGTTGTTGCACTCCTGAATATATTCTTTCAATCGATTTTTCCTTTCCCACTGCCATAAGCATTTGGTACACATCCGGCCCCATAGGAGTCCCGGATAACATTACCCGAATAGATGGCAAGACCTCTCCCATTTTCATTTGATACAGATTCATGAACTCTTTAATCTTTGCTTCCAAACTATCGTGATTCCATTCCTTCAAATCTTTAAAACCATTTCCTAAATTTATAAATGCATCTGCCCATTCACGCTTCCACTTTTTTGTCTTGAATTCATCATCGGTGGAACTTGGTGGCAATACAATATATTTACCCATATGAAAAAAATCAGTAACTAAAACTGCACGGTCCTTATACAAATGATAAATAGTTTTTAGCTGATCTTCACTAATATCCAATTCATGTTCTGAAAAAATTGCTTTGACTTGATTTTGTAAAACCTGAAAGTCTTCCTTTTGAATGTAAGTTGAATTAAACCATTTTGCTTTATTGTAATCAAACCTCGCTCCTGATTTAATAATCTTCTCCAATGAAAACATTTGAATCAATTCATCCATTGTAAAAATTTCTTGTTCTGTTCCCGGATTCCATCCCAACAGTACTAAAAAATTGATCAAAGCGCCTGGCAAAAATCCCGCTTCTCTGAATCCTGAAAAATTTTCACCCTCTTCTGATTTCCAATCTATAGGAAAAACCGGAAAACCAAATTGAGCACCATCCCGTTTGGATAATTTTCCATTTCCATTCGGCTTTAGAATCAATGGCAAGTGCGCAAACTCTGGCATTTCGGCTTCCCAACCAAAAAATCTATACAACAACACATGGTGCGCTGTACTGCTTAACCACTCTTCCCCACGAATAACGTGGGTGATTTTCATCAACCGATCATCAATAACGTTTGCCATATGATAAGTAGGCATTCCATCTGATTTGATCAAAACTTTATCATCCAACTCCTCTGAATTAAAATTAACTTCTCCTCTTACTTTGTCCACAATGCTCACTGTTTCTGATGGAGGCACCTTCAGTCGAATCACCCATGGCGTGTTGGCATTAAATAAATTCTCAACTTCATCAGCACTCCTTGTAAGACTGTTTTTCATTTGCCCCCTTGTATGGTAATCATACTTTGGCATTGGATTGGATTCAGACGCAAGTCGTTTTTTCATTTCCTCAATCTCATCCGTAGTATCAAAAGCATAATAGGCATAACCAAGATGGATCAATTGCTTTGCATAATCTAAATAAATTGCCTTTCTTTCAGATTGTCGGTATGGACCATAAGGACCGCCATAACCCAATCCTTCATCAGGAATCAATCCTGTCCACCGCAAACTCTCCAAAATATATTCTTCGGCACCGGGGACATATCTGGTTTGGTCTGTATCTTCTATTCTTAGTATGAATGTGCCCTTATTCTGTTTCGCAAACAAGTAATTATATAGTGCAGTTCGTACACCACCTATATGCAAGGCCCCTGTCGGACTTGGGGCAAATCGTACTCTTACCGGATTCATCAAATGATTTGGTTTTGTCAATTATTAGTAATTATTAGGCATCATTTAACACGAAACTAAACCTTTAAATAAGAAATTTGTATTTATTCTTACCGTTCAGCGCAAAAATAGTCATTCCTCCAGCAATAATAACTTCATGTATCTAAGCTTCACACCAAAATTTCTTCAGCAATTACTTCCCGGGCTGATATGGAGGATGGAATCCGTAGAAAAAAAAGTTTATTTAACTTTTGACGATGGTCCTATCCCTGAAGTTACGCCATGGGTATTGGATGAGTTAGACAAGTACGGTGCAAAAGCTACTTTTTTTTGTGTAGGTCAAAATGTCGAAAAATATGGAGATATTTTCCATCAGTTGAAGTCTCAGGGACATACCATCGGTAGCCATACTTATAACCATATCTCAGGCTGGGCTTCTGATAATCTGGATTACATGCTCAACGTGAGAAAGGCCTCTAAAATATGTGAATCGAATATTTTCAGGCCACCTTATGGCAAAATTCGTCCCTCACAAACCCGATTCCTTAAACACCACTATCGGATTGTAATGTGGGATGTACTGAGTGGGGATTTTGATCCAAATATCAGCGCTGAGCAATGTTTGCAAAATGTGCTGAAAAACACCATTGCGGGTTCTATCGTCGTTTTTCACGACAGCATCAAGTCATTTGAAAAACTAAAATTTGTACTCCCAAGGGTTTTGAATTATTATTCTGAACAAGGATATCAATTTGTCAATTTGGATGAATTATCCGGAAAGTCTCCTGTCAATAGACTTGTTGGCGTGAATTCATAAGCTCAACTCTGAATTGTAACTCATATTCAGATTCCATATTAGGAATACACCATATCAGCGCAGTTTTTCAAAAGGCTTGAATAGTCGAGACAAAGATGGATATTCTTATTAAGTCAAGGACGTACTAAAAATGAATCGCTCTTTTAGCTGTAGCATCCAAAGCAGCTTCTTTTAAAGCTTCGGTGTAGGTAGGGTGTGGGTGGCAAATTCGGGCCATATCTTCTGCAGAAGCCCTGAATTCCATTAAAGCCACTGCTTCCATGATCATATCTGCTGCTCTTGCACCTACCATATGGACACCAAGTATTTCATCTGTTTTTTCATCCGCGATCACTTTCACCATACCATCCATATCCATACTCGCACGAGCCCGGCCCAAAGCTTTATAAGGGAATTTTCCGGTTTTATACATTTTGCCCTCTGATTTTAATTGTTCCTCAGTTTTTCCAACAAAGGCCATTTCAGGCCATGTATACACAACCCCGGGAATCAAGTTATAATCAATATGTGGCTTTTGCCCGGCAAGAATTTCAGCTACGAATACTCCTTCCTCCTCAGCTTTATGAGCCAACATGGCTCCTTGGACCACATCACCTATAGCATAAACATTTGGATTAGTAGACTGAAGCTCTTGATTCACTTTTATCTTTCCCCGCTCATCAAGCTCTATCCCGGCAAGTTCAGGATGCAAGTTTTCGGTATAAGGTCTCCTGCCGATACAAACCAAACAATAATCTGATTCCAGTTCCGAGGTTTCTCCGCCTGATTTTGAACGGTATTTTACAAAAGTTTTATTTGTCCGGACGGAAACACTTTCAACAGATTGAGACAAATAAAACTTAATCCCTACACTTTGTAAACTCTTTTGCAATTCTTTTGAACAATCTGAATCCATACCGGGTAAAATGCTATCCATATATTCCAGAATGCTCACCCTCGTGCCCAACCTTGCAAACACTGACCCTAATTCAAGTCCGATAACACCGGCACCAATGATCACCATGGATTGCGGAATTTCATTCAAACTTAGTGCCTCAGTTGAGCTAATTACTCTTTTTTTATCATAGTTAAATGCCTGAGGAATATTTGGTTTGGAACCGGTAGCAACAATACATTTTTTAAATTCGAGCTTTTCCACTTTTCCATTCCCGTCTTCAATTTTTAATTCATTTGGACCGGAAAAAGATGCGCTACCTCTTACCACATTGATTTTATTCTTTTTCATGAGAAATTCAATCCCTTTGGTATTTTGGGCTACAACATCTGCCTTTCGTTTAAACATCTGCGAAGCCTCTATGTCCAGATTGGTGAGTTTAATGCCATGTGTGTCAAAAGTTTTTTTTGCCTGATAAAATAGCTCGCTACTGTCCAACAAAGCCTTGGATGGAATACACCCTACATTGAGACAGGTTCCGCCCAATGTCGGGTACTTTTCAATCAAGGTCACTTGAAAGCCCAATTGTGCTGCGCGGATGGCTGCAACATATCCCCCGGGGCCGGAGCCAATAATTGCAAGATCAGTCATTTGAAAGATTTATAGGTGATAAACGATCAAAACCCGGCTTGGTTTTGAAAGGAGCTATTTTAAAAAAAAGAATAAAAATCCTATTATTCGACTGGAGCTTTGTCTGAAGGTGGTTGGTCTCCCTCGGATTTATCTCTTTGTGGGCGATCAAATTGTGGTCGATCCCTTTGAGGCCGGTCAGATTGTGGTCTGTCAGATTGGGGTCTGTTTCTGTTTTTATTAAATGGCCGGTTATTTTCCCTGTTTCCCGGTTTGTTGAAATTGTCCTGAGGTTTGTTTTCCCGATCAGAATTTGGAGGGGTTTGTCCCTCTCTTGGAGGGCGTGGATTATTTAAAGGTGGCCGCTGTAAATTTGCCTGGCCTTCCGGATTTCCACCTTTTTTCTTTTTCTTCTTTTTCTTCCTCTTTTCAGCAGGCAATTCTACTGCACCGGTTACATCTACAAATTGATCATCCGGATTTACTGCAGGGCTTGCCTCTTCAGCTGCTACAATGTCCTCAGGATATTCACCACGTTCATTCATGGCTTTAATCCTCCGCACTTCATCAGGAGCCAATGGCATTACCGTACTGCGACCTTTGGAAGGCTCATACAAATAATAAAGCATGCCTTTGAAAATATCAATTTTTACAAGGCTAGCCTGTCCATTTTTGGCTTTAAGCCTCTCTACGTTCGATGGATATTTCTCTAATTCATCTACATATAAATCCAACTCATAATTCAAGCAACACTTCAGACGTCCACACTGGCCGGATAACTTAGATTGATTGATAGCAATGTTTTGGTATCTGGCCGCAGTGGTGTTTACAGATTTGAAATCAGTAAGCCAGGTTGAACAGCACAATTCACGTCCACAAGATCCAATACCCCCTATTCTGGCAGATTCTTGTCTGGATCCAATTTGACGCATTTCAACCTTAATCCTGAATTCTTTCACATATTGTTTTACCAATTCTCTAAAATCTATCCACCCGTCAGCAGTATAATAAAAGGTTGCTTTCTTCAAGTCTGCCTGATACTCAATATCTCCGATTTTCATATCGAGACCAAGATTTCGCGCAATTACACGGGCTTTCACCAAAGCAGGTTTCTCCAAATTCCTAGCTTCGGTCATTCGCTCAATATCTCTTGGGTTAGCTTTTCTTAATACTTCTGTAGCAATGCGATCTTCCTTGAAGTTCTTTTTTTTCATTTGCAGCTTGACAAGATCCCCCATCAAACTTATTCTGCCGACATCAAATCCCCCATGACCTGCATCTACCACCACTAAATCTCCTGTGGTGTAACGGTAATAATTACTCATTTTATAGAAAGTCTTCCGTGCGCCATTCTTAAAACTTACCTCAGCAAATTCACAAACGGTCGGATCTTCCAAATCCATTACGGTCAACCAATCGAAAGTATTGAGCTTATTGCAGCCCCCTGAGGAACAATGTCCTTTATCTCCGCATCCTGCAGGCATCCCATTATCACCTGTCTTACATCCAGAACATCCCATTATAGCTAACTGTCTTTATGTCTGCTTGTTACGTAATATTCCCGACAATTTTATCAGGAAATCAAGCAGCAAGATACGAATATTTGCATTCCTTTGAATACCATATGAGCACTCATCCGATAGATCCGCAATGGTTTCAACCTGCAACGGAGTTAAATTACCAGAAATTTTTGCCGCATAGCTTAGAATCGGGTTGGATGGATCCTTTTGGTCTATCACCCCAAATTTTAATCTTAAACTCAGACTAAGGAGTTGATTGAGAAATGCCAGAAACTGCCTTTGCCCATCCCGGTTCAATTGTGCAAAGGTGTCCATCCAGCTCATCATTTCATAAGGATCTTTTTTAAAAGCCATTTGAAGTAAACTTTGAGACAGTTGCAACGAATTCATTTGTGTGTCCTTTGCCCATTCAAGACTTTGTGCATAGTTGCCTTCTGATGCCATCGCAAATCCAAGTGCCAAATCCGAACTTAGATTTAAAGATTTTTCCAAATGGGACGCAATCATAAAATCATCCAGGGGGCTTAATCTGAATTCTTGCGTTCTGGAAAGTACCGTGGTCAGTAAAGATTTGGAATCCTCTGTCACCAAAATAATATAAGCATGTCCAGGAGGTTCCTCCAGCAACTTCAGCAATATGTTTGACTCTTTTCCCAAATACTCAGGCAACCATACCAACATGATGTTGCGATCAGATTCAAATGGTCTAAGAGATAGCCTTTCAATAATTGATCTGGATTCTTTAGCGCCAATATTTGCTTGCTTGTTTTCTTTATCGGCATAACTCAACCAGTTTTGAATGCTCATGTATGGGTTTTGCTTCACAGCAATTCTGAAAGCTCCATAATGTTCCTTGCACAATTCTCCAGACCCTACCAGTGGGAAGGAAAAATGAACATCAGGATGAATCAGTCCGCCCACTTTATAACATGAACTACAGACTCCGCAAGGTTTGTCCTCCGCAGCACACAACATGGTCTGAATGATCGATAATGCAAAAACCAACTGCCCACTACCCGGGGACCCACTTATCAAACTGCAATGTGGAAATCTGTCCTGACTTAAAACGGTCTTGACATGTTCTGTTAATGTCTGTTGTCCAATCAATTCATCAGACCATAAAAATTTTGGATGATCGACAACAACAACTTCTGGTTCTCCAAATAACATCTATTCTTTGATTGACACAACAAATATAATTGAATTCAAATTGCAGCTGACATTAGATGAATATATATGGCGGTGCTTATAATTTTTAATTGTATCACTACCATCAAAATCAATGCAACCAAAATTCAAACGAAAGAAGCGAAATGTCTGCTGTTTTATTTGAATAAATTGACAATCCAAAATGGCAATATACCCGCAATGAAAGTAAGGATTGACATAAGTATAAGAACCCCTTGATAGGTCCATGAAACAGACCATACAGCTTGTTCGGAATTTTTTGTAAACATCCTGTTTATGATCTTAAAATAGTAATACATGGAAGTCACTGCAAAAACCAAAGCCATCACAACCAAAGCGATTGAACCTACAGAGGCGGCATGGTTTAAAACAAAAAGTTTTGCCATAAATCCTGCCGTAAGTGGCCCCCCGCCAAGTGAAATGAGCGCGATGGTCATCACAACTGCTAAAACCGGATTCGCATAAAACAAACCTTCAAACTCGTCAATGTGGTCAGACCCCTTTTTGTTCTCTACAAAATAACAAACAAAGAAACATACCAAAGAGGCTAAACAATAGGCTACCAAATAATAAAGTATTGGCCATGAATCCTCTTGTTTGAGTTGAAGAAAACCAATTAAAATAAATCCCGCCTGCACGATACTGGAATAAGCCAATAGACGCTTCACACTGGTCTGTGTATATGCCATGATGTTGCCAAGAACTAAACTCGCCAAAGCAACAATACTCATCAACCAAAACATCCATTCGCCAACATTATTTCCAAGGTACCTTAAAAATTGAAACAAAGCGCCAAAAGCAGCAATCTTGACGATTGTAGCCATGGTTGCTGTAAAAATGGTTGGAGATCCCTGATAAACATCAGGTGCCCAAAAATGAAATGGCACCAGTGCAACTTTAAAAGCAAACGCACAGAAAATAATCAGCACGCTCAATTGAAATATAGGTGAATCGCCTACATGAAGATCATATATTTTTAAAGTGCCTGTGGATGCATAAAACAAGGCTATTCCAAACAGTAAAATCGCACTTGAAAATGCACCTAAAATAAAATACTTAAGAGCGGCCTCATTGGATTGTAAAATCCTTCGGTCAGCTCCCGCCAATATGTACATGGCAATGGACATGATCTCAATTCCAAGAAACAGAACAATAAGATCCAGATGAGAAACCATCATGATCCCTCCTATCAATGAAAATAAAATGAGTCCCGTAAAATCAGCTACTTCCTCAGAACCTCTTTTGCTGAATACATTTATAAATGGAAGTATGAACAATGCAATTACTAAAATCAAATAATTAAAAATTAGTGGTGGACCATGCAGACTCATCATTCCTCCCATCCATTCATTGTACATTTTTGTTGCTGCAAGATAAGCCGCTATTGCACCTAGTACGCCCAAGATAGCAATGGGAACAATCAGTTTCGTTTTCCTGGTAAATCCAAGAAACAAAATCAACACGCCTATAATGGTAAGTATAATTAATGGCAACATGAGCTTAAACCTTAGATTTTAAAATGAGCAAATTGTGCAACAGCATATTCGGAAAGTTCGAGCCAGGTTTTTGGAAAAAAACCAAAACTCAAAATGATGAATATCATCACTATAAAAATATAATCTTCTTGAATTTTCAACGGAGCAAAGGAACTGTTTTCCTGTAAGGACTCTCCCATCATGGATTTTTGAAAAAAGCGCAGCATGTACACAGCGCCAAGTATAATGCTTACACCTGCAATGGCGCCTAACCATAAATTATATTCCGTTATTCCCCACAACATATACAATTCACCAATAAATCCATTCGTCAAAGGCAATCCCACTGAAGCAAGTACAATCACGAAAAAATAAACAGCAAGCCTGGGTTGAGATTTTGCCAAACCGGTATATCCATAAATACTTGGGTTGTTATTTCTTTGCATCAAAACATCAATTACAAAAAATAAACCGGCTGCCAATATTCCGTGTGTAAACATTTGAAACAAACTGCCCTCTAATCCGGAAACCGTTCCTGAAAATAATGCAGCTGCAATCATGCCCATATGTGATAAGGAAGAATACGCAACTATTCGGGTCATCTCTGATTGCCTCCATGCAACCAAAGCCCCGTATATTACACCTATCAAACAAAGACATATCAATGCATACCTCATGGAATCAATTGCTTCCGGTACCACATTGTAAAATCTCAACATGCCGAAGACACCCATTTTTGATAGGATAGCAGCAATAAGAATTACGGTCGGACGATCTGCCTGTGCATATAAATCAGCCTGCCAGGTATGAAATGGAAACAATGGTGATTTTATAGCAAACGCTACAAACAAGCCACCCAAAATCCACATTTGCGCATCCAATGGTAGATCTATCAAATAAATAGTAGACCAATCACCAGCTTTATTAATTCCAATCAATGAATAAAAATAAATGATCGCACCCAACATCAGCAAACTTCCAAAAACCGTATATATAAAAAACTTGAAAACTGCTTTTTTCCGCTCAGGTCCACCATGCATAAGTACAATGAGATAAAAAGGAATTAGGGCCGCTTCAAAGAATACATAAAATGTAATGGCGTTTTGTGCCGCAAAAAATCCAAGCAATGCGGATAAACCTAAAAGCATTAAGCCGTAATATGTTGCTCCTTTTTCTTCTGCTTTAGGTAAAGATGCAGTTATTCCGATGGGAAATACCAAAGAGGTAAGCAACATCAGAATGAGACTTTGTGAATCAAGGCCCATGTGAAACTCTGCATTAATGCCCGGAATCCAATTGAATATAAAACTACCTGTCACCCCTTTATGCGGATGATACGAACTCATCTGGTATAAAAAAATAAACAGACTTAATACACTAGCAGTAAGGGCAATTTTTCCTGCTGATTTTCTGCCGGCAAAAAAAACAAGAACAGCAGAAATCAATGGAAAAAGTATCAACAGTAAAACTGAATTCATACCAATAGAATTAAATCATAAACAACAATAAAAAACAAAGCAGTCCAAGCACCATACTGATCACATACCAGCTGATAATTCCGGAATTTAATGGTTTCAATCCAATACTCGCATTTCTAAATAAATTATCCGGAAATCGAACCACACTATCAATTCCAACCCTATCTACAACATTCTTAAAAAAACTGCCCATGGATTTTAATGGCGCCACTAAAACAAAATAATAGAGTTCATCCAGATAATATTTCTCTTTCAAAATTGATGTTATACTATTTGGGGTTTTATTAAAAACTGTTTTGTCAGAAGTCCCGTAACGTCTGAAAGTAAAGTATCCAATTACCAACAGCGCTAAAACGGTTATTCCCCACAAGCAATATTCAAAAAAATGGGAGACATGATGGCCTTCACTTTTGAGCACAGGACTTAAGAATTCAGTCACATAATGTTTTGGAAATAGAATTTCCGGAATACCTGCAAAACCTCCAATGACGGATAAAATGGCGAGTACAACCAACGGAATCAGCATAATGGCAGGGGATTCATGAATTTTTGAGGCTGTATGCGGATCACCTCGGTAAGATCCATGAAAAGTTGCAAAATAAATCCGGAACATATACCAGGCAGTGAATACCGAAGTAAATGCCAGTATCACAAAATACCATAAACTATGACTGTAAACCACTGCCAAGATTTCATCCTTGGAAAAGAATCCGGCCAAAGGCGGACAACCAACCAAGGCCAGCGTGCCAATAAGAAAAACCAAATGTGTCCACTTCATGGAAGATTTCAGTCCTCCCATATTAGTGATGTCTTGTTCACCATGCAAACCATGAATGACACTACCTGCGCTTAAGAATAACAAAGCCTTGAAAAAAGCATGGGTCATCACATGAAAAATAGCGGTGCCATAAGCTGCACAACCCAATGCAACTACCATATAACCCAATTGGCTAACGGTGGAATAAGCCAGTACTTTTTTTATGTCGTTCTGCTTCAAAGCTATGGTTGCCGCAACAAAAGCTGTTGCAAGTCCGGTGATGGTTATTATGGATAAGGTAAAAGGAGCCAGATTAAACAATCCTCCCATTCGGGCTACCAGATAAATACCTGCAGTAACCATGGTTGCAGCATGTATTAATGCAGAAACAGGTGTAGGACCTGCCATGGCATCCGGAAGCCAGGTAAACAAAGGAATCTGTGCGGACTTCCCGGTCACTCCGATAAATAACAATATCGTGATAAGTACAATGGCGGGATCTCCTATGCTAATGGATTCTAAACTTCCAAGTATGGTCTGTATGTCAAGAGATTTAAATTTAATGCCCAATAAAAATATGCCCAGAATAAATCCAAGATCACCTATCCTGTTCATCACAAAAGCTTTCCTTGCAGCTTTATTGTATTCTGTGTTTCCAAACCAAAAACCAATTAAAAGAAATGAACACAATCCCACACCTTCCCATCCTGCAAACAACATGATGAGATTGGAACCCATGATCAGCAATAACATGGAAAACAGAAATAAATTAAGATAGGTGAAAAATCGTGTATAGCCCTTATCATGATCCATATACCCCATAGAGTATACATGAATCAATGTACCTACACCGGTAACAATCATCAACATCAGTATGGTCAACTGATCCACATAAAAACTAAAATCAACAGAGGTCTGTCCTCCTATATTAAACCAGGTGTAATACGATAAACTTACCGGTGCTGTAAACCCAAGATACAAAAGTCCAGATGCTATAAAACTCATCAATGGCCCTAGACAAGCCAGGCTTCCGGCAAATTTCTTCGGTAGTAAATGTCCAAAAATTCCATTGACCAAAAATCCAATCAGTGGAGGCCAGATGATGAAATGTATCAGATTGATTGAACTCATTTTTTCTTTTTGAAAATTTGGCGAATAAACTATCCTTTAAGCTTACTGAATAAATCAATATTGGTCGTGTGAAGATTTTTATAAATCATCACGATAATGGCTAATCCGACAGATACCTCCGCAGCCGCAACTGCCATCGTAAAAAACACCATGATCTGACCGGAAGAATTGGAAAAATATGCTGAAGTTGAGGTCAGCATCAGATTCACTGCATTGAGCATGATCTCAATACACATAAATACAATGATGACATTCTTCCTTACCATAACACCTATCAGTCCCACAACAAATAATATCGTGCCCAGCAAAAGATAATGGGTTAAAGGAATGGTCGTAAATATTTCAGGTATCTGATTGTTCATAAGTTTGATTTCAATGAGATGAAATAATTCTTTCTTTTCTATTCAACAATACTACTCCGGCCATGGCAACAAAAAATAAAACAGCACTCAATTCCATTGGCACCAGATAATCTTTATAAAGTACCATGCCCAGATTTTCTACCAAACCGATAGAGTAATCCGATACTGTACTCTTTGGACGAATACTGGATTTCTCCAAAGCAGAAATAACAATAAGCATTAGACATCCTCCCGATATTACGGCAGCAAACCATGGAAAATAACCTTTGACCGTTTCTATCTCTTTGTTGAGATTTAAAAACATAATCACAAATAAAAATAAAACCATTATGGCCCCGGCGTAAACAACGATATTCACCAATGCCAAAAACTGCGCATTCAATAAAACATAATGAGCAGAAATCAAAAAGAAAGTCAATACCAGAAAAAGTACACTTCTTATAGGATGCTTGGATACCACCACCATGGTTGCACTAATGATGGTTAAAGCAGACAGGATAAAAAATATTTTGTCAA is a genomic window containing:
- a CDS encoding MBL fold metallo-hydrolase, with translation MKIKFCGAAKEVTGSCHLLKLENGLRILLDCGLFQGRVDNIDQLNNDWLFDPKEIDLMILSHAHIDHCGRIPKLVKDGFKGDIFCTHATRDLVSIMLMDAAHIQERDVEFYNKRLAEKKRKNPKYKGQHREPLYSAKDVANAMTLFVGMSYDRLIEISPGVHLIFTDAGHILGSASVNLRIKTQGDDLRFAFSGDIGRPDRPILNDPHFMLPSDFIITESTYGDKLHLEKPAEKNHLMEIIQSTCIDNQGKVIIPAFSLGRTQELVYILDQLVNEKRLPKIPVYVDSPLAVNATEVFRSHSECFDFDLHQYMIKDPDPFGFNHLYYIHDVAESKKLNFSKEPCIIISSSGMVNAGRIKHHVFNNVEDPHNTILFVGYCSPETPGGILRSGAEFIKMFGEVKKVNAKIEIMDSFSAHGDQKEMSHFLSNQQNTVSKVFLVHGEEQTQIAYKGHLNKIGFDHVDIPDLGQEVII
- a CDS encoding glutamate--tRNA ligase; translated protein: MNPVRVRFAPSPTGALHIGGVRTALYNYLFAKQNKGTFILRIEDTDQTRYVPGAEEYILESLRWTGLIPDEGLGYGGPYGPYRQSERKAIYLDYAKQLIHLGYAYYAFDTTDEIEEMKKRLASESNPMPKYDYHTRGQMKNSLTRSADEVENLFNANTPWVIRLKVPPSETVSIVDKVRGEVNFNSEELDDKVLIKSDGMPTYHMANVIDDRLMKITHVIRGEEWLSSTAHHVLLYRFFGWEAEMPEFAHLPLILKPNGNGKLSKRDGAQFGFPVFPIDWKSEEGENFSGFREAGFLPGALINFLVLLGWNPGTEQEIFTMDELIQMFSLEKIIKSGARFDYNKAKWFNSTYIQKEDFQVLQNQVKAIFSEHELDISEDQLKTIYHLYKDRAVLVTDFFHMGKYIVLPPSSTDDEFKTKKWKREWADAFINLGNGFKDLKEWNHDSLEAKIKEFMNLYQMKMGEVLPSIRVMLSGTPMGPDVYQMLMAVGKEKSIERIYSGVQQLSNE
- a CDS encoding polysaccharide deacetylase family protein; the protein is MYLSFTPKFLQQLLPGLIWRMESVEKKVYLTFDDGPIPEVTPWVLDELDKYGAKATFFCVGQNVEKYGDIFHQLKSQGHTIGSHTYNHISGWASDNLDYMLNVRKASKICESNIFRPPYGKIRPSQTRFLKHHYRIVMWDVLSGDFDPNISAEQCLQNVLKNTIAGSIVVFHDSIKSFEKLKFVLPRVLNYYSEQGYQFVNLDELSGKSPVNRLVGVNS
- the lpdA gene encoding dihydrolipoyl dehydrogenase; translated protein: MTDLAIIGSGPGGYVAAIRAAQLGFQVTLIEKYPTLGGTCLNVGCIPSKALLDSSELFYQAKKTFDTHGIKLTNLDIEASQMFKRKADVVAQNTKGIEFLMKKNKINVVRGSASFSGPNELKIEDGNGKVEKLEFKKCIVATGSKPNIPQAFNYDKKRVISSTEALSLNEIPQSMVIIGAGVIGLELGSVFARLGTRVSILEYMDSILPGMDSDCSKELQKSLQSVGIKFYLSQSVESVSVRTNKTFVKYRSKSGGETSELESDYCLVCIGRRPYTENLHPELAGIELDERGKIKVNQELQSTNPNVYAIGDVVQGAMLAHKAEEEGVFVAEILAGQKPHIDYNLIPGVVYTWPEMAFVGKTEEQLKSEGKMYKTGKFPYKALGRARASMDMDGMVKVIADEKTDEILGVHMVGARAADMIMEAVALMEFRASAEDMARICHPHPTYTEALKEAALDATAKRAIHF
- a CDS encoding NADH-quinone oxidoreductase subunit N, with the translated sequence MLPLIILTIIGVLILFLGFTRKTKLIVPIAILGVLGAIAAYLAATKMYNEWMGGMMSLHGPPLIFNYLILVIALFILPFINVFSKRGSEEVADFTGLILFSLIGGIMMVSHLDLIVLFLGIEIMSIAMYILAGADRRILQSNEAALKYFILGAFSSAILLFGIALFYASTGTLKIYDLHVGDSPIFQLSVLIIFCAFAFKVALVPFHFWAPDVYQGSPTIFTATMATIVKIAAFGALFQFLRYLGNNVGEWMFWLMSIVALASLVLGNIMAYTQTSVKRLLAYSSIVQAGFILIGFLQLKQEDSWPILYYLVAYCLASLVCFFVCYFVENKKGSDHIDEFEGLFYANPVLAVVMTIALISLGGGPLTAGFMAKLFVLNHAASVGSIALVVMALVFAVTSMYYYFKIINRMFTKNSEQAVWSVSWTYQGVLILMSILTFIAGILPFWIVNLFK
- a CDS encoding NADH-quinone oxidoreductase subunit M, yielding MNSVLLLILFPLISAVLVFFAGRKSAGKIALTASVLSLFIFLYQMSSYHPHKGVTGSFIFNWIPGINAEFHMGLDSQSLILMLLTSLVFPIGITASLPKAEEKGATYYGLMLLGLSALLGFFAAQNAITFYVFFEAALIPFYLIVLMHGGPERKKAVFKFFIYTVFGSLLMLGAIIYFYSLIGINKAGDWSTIYLIDLPLDAQMWILGGLFVAFAIKSPLFPFHTWQADLYAQADRPTVILIAAILSKMGVFGMLRFYNVVPEAIDSMRYALICLCLIGVIYGALVAWRQSEMTRIVAYSSLSHMGMIAAALFSGTVSGLEGSLFQMFTHGILAAGLFFVIDVLMQRNNNPSIYGYTGLAKSQPRLAVYFFVIVLASVGLPLTNGFIGELYMLWGITEYNLWLGAIAGVSIILGAVYMLRFFQKSMMGESLQENSSFAPLKIQEDYIFIVMIFIILSFGFFPKTWLELSEYAVAQFAHFKI